In one Nicotiana sylvestris chromosome 8, ASM39365v2, whole genome shotgun sequence genomic region, the following are encoded:
- the LOC104240509 gene encoding elicitor-responsive protein 3-like, producing the protein MPTGTLEVILGNAKGLEDQNWLTSMNPYVVITCRTQEKESSVASGEGSEPEWNETFLFTISQGVEEITLRIMDKDTFSSDDFVGEATISLHEVFREREVPTRSYNVIQDEEYCGELKLGLTFTAELGSERGCDEEGYGGRRQSRDDYRGSDEDNNGGRRKSRDDFSGSDEDNHSGRRKSRDNYNGSDEDNHSGRRKSRNDYSGSDDDNHGGRRKSREDYSRSNEDNYGGYRESRDDY; encoded by the exons ATGCCAACTGGAACGCTTGAAGTTATTCTTGGAAATGCCAAAGGCCTTGAAGACCAAAATTGGCTCA CTAGTATGAATCCTTATGTTGTCATCACCTGCCGGACTCAAGAGAAGGAAAGTAGTGTTGCATCAG GTGAAGGATCTGAACCTGAATGGAATGAGACTTTCCTTTTCACCATCAGTCAGGGTGTCGAAGAGATCACCCTCAGGATTATGGATAAAGATACATTCAGTTCGGATGATTTTGTTGGAGAAGCAAC AATTTCCTTACATGAAGTGTTTCGTGAACGGGAAGTGCCAACACGCTCTTACAATGTTATCCAAGATGAAGAATATTGCGGAGAGCTAAAACTTGGCCTTACTTTCACTGCTGAG TTGGGTTCTGAAAGAGGATGTGATGAAGAAGGCTATGGTGGACGTAGACAATCACGCGATGACTACAGGGGAAGTGATGAAGATAATAATGGAGGACGTAGAAAATCGCGCGACGACTTCAGTGGAAGTGATGAAGATAATCATAGTGGACGTAGAAAATCGCGCGACAACTACAATGGAAGTGATGAAGATAATCATAGTGGACGTAGAAAATCACGCAATGATTACAGTGGAAGTGATGACGATAATCATGGTGGACGTCGAAAATCGCGCGAAGACTACAGCAGAAGTAATGAAGATAACTATGGTGGATATAGAGAATCACGCGATGACTACTAA
- the LOC138874996 gene encoding uncharacterized protein, with translation MWQMRCIKWNPWWKPEEETPIAIAWISFPKLPPNFFGKEFVFSLASAVGKLLHVDLASQNGTRPSSAKVKVEVNLLAKFPQRTRVVEEEDDSGPKESKWIKTEYDYMPKYCNTCKKKGHDKYDCWEIHPKLHKNFEEVLDDQS, from the coding sequence ATGTGGCAAATGAGGTGCATAAAATGGAATCCATGGTGGAAGCCTGAAGAAGAAACTCCAATTGCCATTGCGTGGATTAGTTTTCCAAAATTGCCTCCTAATTTCTTTGGTAaggagtttgtattttctttggCTAGTGCTGTAGGGAAGCTTTTACATGTTGACCTAGCTAGTCAAAATGGTACTAGGCCTAGTTCTGCAAAGGTGAAGGTTGAAGTTAATTTGTTAGCTAAGTTCCCTCAAAGAACTAGAGTTGTTGAGGAAGAAGATGATTCTGGGCCTAAAGAATCAAAGTGGATCAAAACAGAGTATGATTATATGCCAAAATATTGTAATACTTGTAAAAAGAAAGGACACGATAAATATGATTGTTGGGAAATTCATCCTAAGTTACACAAGAATTTTGAGGAAGTTCTTGATGATCAAAGCTAA